In a genomic window of Streptomyces pristinaespiralis:
- a CDS encoding MaoC family dehydratase — protein sequence MQFGRTYEEFEVGAVYKHWPGKTVTEYDDHLFCLLTMNHHPLHMDANYAENTTDFGKNVVVGNYIYSLLLGMSVPDVSGKAIANLEIESLRHVAPTFHGDTIYGETTVLDKTPSRSKNDRGIVYVETKGYKQDGTLVCVFRRKVMVPTETYIKERGGEQPGRPELKSQEK from the coding sequence ATGCAGTTCGGACGCACCTACGAGGAGTTCGAGGTCGGCGCGGTCTACAAGCACTGGCCCGGGAAGACCGTCACGGAGTACGACGACCACCTCTTCTGTCTCCTGACCATGAACCACCACCCCCTCCACATGGACGCCAACTATGCGGAGAACACGACGGACTTCGGCAAGAACGTCGTCGTGGGGAACTACATCTACTCGCTGCTGCTGGGCATGTCCGTGCCGGACGTCTCCGGCAAGGCGATCGCCAACCTGGAGATCGAGTCGCTGCGGCACGTGGCGCCGACCTTCCACGGCGACACCATCTACGGCGAGACCACCGTCCTCGACAAGACGCCCTCCAGGTCCAAGAACGACCGCGGGATCGTCTACGTGGAGACCAAGGGCTACAAGCAGGACGGCACCCTCGTCTGCGTCTTCCGGCGCAAGGTGATGGTCCCGACGGAGACGTACATCAAGGAGCGCGGCGGCGAGCAGCCCGGCCGGCCCGAGCTGAAGTCACAGGAGAAGTAG
- a CDS encoding acyl-CoA dehydrogenase family protein, which translates to MARLAQTHGLTDVQQEILATVRDFVDKEIIPVATGLEHKDEYPTQIVEGLKELGLFGLMIPEEYGGLGESLLTYALCVEEIARGWMSVSGIINTHFIVAYMLKQHGTQEQKDTFLPRMALGEVRGAFSMSEPGLGSDVSAITSKGVKDGDEYVLNGQKMWLTNGGTSTLVAVLCRSDEGHPEGTAPHKSMTTFLVEKEPGFGEVRPGLTIPGKIDKMGYKGVDTTELIMDGLRIPANRVLGGTTGRGFYQMMDGVEVGRVNVAARGCGVAQRAFELGVSYAQQRHTFGKQIAQHQAIQFKLAEMATKVEAAHAMMVNAARKKDSGERNDLEAGMAKYLASEYCKEVVEDAFRIHGGYGFSKEYEIERLYREAPMLLIGEGTAEIQKMIIGRRLLEEYRFQG; encoded by the coding sequence ATGGCGCGACTCGCCCAGACCCACGGTCTGACCGATGTTCAGCAGGAGATCCTCGCCACCGTGCGGGACTTTGTCGACAAGGAGATCATTCCTGTCGCGACCGGGCTGGAGCACAAGGACGAGTACCCGACGCAGATCGTCGAGGGCCTGAAGGAACTCGGCCTGTTCGGCCTGATGATCCCGGAGGAGTACGGCGGCCTGGGCGAGTCCCTTCTCACGTACGCGCTGTGCGTGGAGGAGATCGCCCGCGGCTGGATGTCCGTCTCCGGCATCATCAACACCCACTTCATCGTGGCCTACATGCTCAAGCAGCACGGCACGCAGGAGCAGAAGGACACCTTCCTGCCGCGCATGGCGCTCGGCGAGGTGCGGGGCGCGTTCTCCATGTCCGAGCCGGGTCTCGGCTCCGACGTGTCGGCCATCACGTCCAAGGGCGTGAAGGACGGTGACGAGTACGTCCTCAACGGCCAGAAGATGTGGCTGACGAACGGCGGCACGTCCACTCTGGTCGCCGTCCTGTGCCGGAGTGACGAAGGACACCCCGAGGGGACCGCGCCCCACAAGTCGATGACGACCTTCCTGGTCGAGAAGGAGCCCGGCTTCGGAGAGGTCCGCCCCGGCCTCACCATCCCCGGGAAGATCGACAAGATGGGTTACAAGGGCGTCGACACGACCGAACTCATCATGGACGGACTACGCATTCCGGCCAATCGGGTGCTCGGCGGCACCACCGGCCGAGGGTTTTACCAAATGATGGACGGCGTCGAGGTCGGGCGCGTGAATGTGGCCGCGCGTGGCTGCGGCGTGGCGCAGCGTGCCTTTGAGCTGGGGGTCTCCTACGCGCAGCAGCGCCACACCTTCGGCAAGCAGATCGCCCAGCACCAGGCGATCCAGTTCAAGCTGGCCGAGATGGCTACCAAGGTCGAGGCCGCTCATGCGATGATGGTCAACGCAGCTCGCAAAAAGGACTCCGGGGAACGAAACGACCTGGAGGCAGGGATGGCGAAGTACCTCGCCTCCGAGTACTGCAAGGAAGTCGTCGAGGACGCCTTCCGTATCCACGGCGGCTACGGCTTCTCCAAGGAGTACGAGATCGAGCGCCTCTACCGCGAGGCACCGATGCTGCTGATCGGTGAGGGTACCGCCGAGATCCAGAAAATGATCATTGGTCGTCGGCTGCTCGAGGAGTACCGATTCCAGGGTTGA
- a CDS encoding phosphatidylserine decarboxylase, with the protein MPHSQTSAPRDSLLGVRIARGASPWLLPTVATAALSLVRSRRSRRAAAIAVPTTALAAGMLWFFRDPEREIAHGRVISPADGVVQSIMPWKDGRTRVAIFMSPLNVHVNRAPLSGTVTSVEHIPGGFVPAFNKESENNERVVWHFDTELGDIEMVQIAGAVARRIVPYIPQGTKVEQGDRIGLIRFGSRVDIYLPEGVDVAVEVGQTTTAGVTRIDRD; encoded by the coding sequence ATGCCCCACAGCCAAACCTCTGCACCTCGCGACAGCCTCCTTGGCGTACGTATCGCTCGCGGAGCGTCGCCGTGGCTTCTGCCGACCGTCGCCACCGCCGCACTCAGCCTGGTCCGCTCACGCCGCTCCCGGCGTGCCGCGGCCATCGCCGTGCCCACCACCGCTCTCGCGGCGGGCATGCTGTGGTTCTTCCGCGACCCCGAGCGTGAGATCGCACACGGCCGGGTCATCTCGCCCGCCGACGGTGTGGTGCAGAGCATCATGCCGTGGAAGGACGGACGTACCCGCGTCGCGATCTTCATGAGCCCGCTCAACGTCCACGTCAACCGCGCGCCCCTCTCGGGCACGGTGACGTCGGTCGAGCACATCCCGGGCGGTTTCGTCCCCGCGTTCAACAAGGAGAGCGAGAACAACGAGCGCGTTGTCTGGCACTTCGACACCGAGCTCGGCGACATCGAGATGGTGCAGATCGCCGGCGCGGTCGCGCGGCGGATCGTCCCGTACATCCCGCAGGGCACCAAGGTCGAGCAGGGCGACCGCATCGGTCTGATCCGCTTCGGATCGCGCGTTGACATCTACCTTCCGGAAGGTGTCGACGTCGCTGTCGAGGTCGGTCAGACCACGACTGCGGGGGTGACTCGAATTGACCGTGATTGA
- the pssA gene encoding CDP-diacylglycerol--serine O-phosphatidyltransferase — protein sequence MTVIDPETQAANWVAEDEDDGAEEMPLSLRLSIADTLTLGNATCGFMAVYFTTTGILIPHLSGDESGMARNSAATAVILMLCAAVFDLFDGLVARKLRSSPMGAELDNLSDLISFGLAPAYFVLVYGMVASDAHERVAAVGAIVVLLAVVLRLARFSCVTVKDGTFQGMPSPFGALTVVSIVLLELPFEATLLAVVGTAWLMVSRVEYPKPRGVLAVAVLCWIVAAMGMLAAWAFDAPGGQVLLQMGCALQIVMAATIPLFATARRVNTFRDNRRESREARAAQLP from the coding sequence TTGACCGTGATTGATCCCGAAACACAGGCCGCGAACTGGGTCGCGGAGGACGAGGACGACGGCGCGGAGGAAATGCCGCTGTCCCTCAGGCTGTCGATAGCGGACACCCTCACCCTCGGTAACGCCACGTGCGGATTCATGGCGGTGTACTTCACCACCACCGGGATCCTCATCCCGCACCTCTCGGGTGACGAGTCGGGCATGGCCCGTAACAGCGCGGCCACGGCAGTGATACTGATGCTGTGCGCGGCTGTCTTCGACCTGTTCGACGGCCTGGTCGCCCGCAAGCTGCGGTCGTCACCGATGGGTGCGGAGCTGGACAATCTCTCCGACCTGATCAGCTTCGGTCTGGCGCCCGCGTACTTCGTGCTCGTGTACGGCATGGTCGCGAGCGACGCGCATGAGCGGGTCGCGGCGGTGGGCGCGATCGTTGTGCTGCTGGCGGTGGTGCTGCGGCTTGCCCGCTTCTCGTGCGTCACCGTGAAGGACGGCACGTTCCAGGGCATGCCCTCGCCGTTCGGTGCACTCACGGTCGTCTCGATCGTGCTGCTCGAGCTGCCGTTCGAGGCGACGCTGCTGGCGGTCGTCGGTACCGCGTGGCTCATGGTGAGCCGGGTCGAGTACCCGAAGCCGCGGGGCGTCCTGGCGGTGGCGGTGCTCTGCTGGATCGTGGCGGCCATGGGCATGCTGGCGGCGTGGGCGTTCGACGCGCCGGGCGGCCAGGTGCTGCTGCAGATGGGCTGCGCGCTGCAGATCGTGATGGCGGCGACGATCCCGCTGTTCGCGACGGCACGCCGGGTGAACACCTTCCGTGACAACCGGCGCGAGAGCCGCGAGGCGCGGGCGGCGCAGCTGCCGTAG
- a CDS encoding helix-turn-helix transcriptional regulator yields the protein MSDPAENDYARMLELAVSLLETRDPDHLWRAVAEELMRALGGEVVVAKDSEWAADDGPVRAWRRGVGAAADVPSRRAVRLIREGYPFAGHYGTGQDRAPRTAAQLTGARWRNSETASVLRQCLGTDHMLGLPLPGRSRPVRGFLIHRAGRDFDERALQYAAAVQPLLRAAAAQHELLTDYAASGAEGGDPGAACPPAVRTSDLGLTPRETAVLRLLAEGLPAQTIGRRLHVSVRTVHKHLQSVYRKLDAPDRLSAVLNAQRLGLLDREAPRDVPAPAGTSEGAASNG from the coding sequence ATGTCCGACCCCGCAGAGAACGACTACGCACGCATGCTGGAGCTCGCCGTGAGTCTCCTGGAGACCAGGGACCCGGACCATCTGTGGCGTGCTGTGGCAGAGGAACTGATGCGCGCGCTCGGCGGTGAGGTGGTTGTCGCCAAGGACTCCGAGTGGGCCGCCGACGACGGGCCCGTGCGGGCGTGGCGAAGGGGCGTGGGCGCCGCGGCGGACGTGCCCTCGCGCCGGGCCGTGCGCCTGATCCGGGAGGGCTACCCCTTCGCCGGGCACTACGGCACGGGGCAGGACCGCGCACCCCGCACGGCGGCCCAGCTCACCGGCGCCCGGTGGCGGAACAGCGAGACCGCGAGCGTCCTCCGCCAGTGCCTCGGGACCGATCACATGCTGGGCCTGCCCCTGCCGGGCCGGAGCCGCCCGGTACGGGGCTTCCTGATCCACCGGGCGGGCCGGGACTTCGACGAGCGGGCCCTCCAGTACGCGGCGGCCGTTCAGCCGCTGCTGCGCGCGGCGGCGGCCCAGCACGAACTGCTGACCGATTACGCGGCGTCGGGCGCGGAGGGCGGGGACCCCGGTGCGGCGTGCCCGCCCGCCGTGCGGACGTCCGACCTCGGCCTCACCCCGCGCGAGACCGCGGTCCTGCGACTGCTCGCCGAGGGCCTGCCGGCGCAGACCATAGGCCGCCGGCTGCATGTGTCGGTGCGGACCGTGCACAAGCATCTGCAGAGCGTGTACCGGAAGCTGGATGCCCCTGACCGCCTCAGCGCCGTGCTGAACGCGCAGCGCCTCGGCCTCCTCGACCGGGAGGCCCCGCGCGACGTACCGGCGCCCGCGGGCACCAGTGAGGGCGCTGCCTCCAACGGGTGA
- a CDS encoding ABC transporter substrate-binding protein: protein MKSRTYAAVLAVLALTVTAGCSSKATSGDGDTNGAGGVKTDKGVTDKAITLGVLTDMTGVYASLGKSVTQAQQLWAKQTNAAGGICDRKIELTVRDHGYDPQKAVAGYTELEPKVLGFAQFIGSPFVAAVKERVNGQDKGLVLPQAWSANLLGSPYVRVLGATYDVETINAVDYLLAEKRIAKGDKIGHVFFEGDYGENALAGSKYAAQQAGLTVVEQKIKPTDNDMSAQVAALKKAGVKAILLSAGPRQAASLAGVAAAGGFDVPIVGNNSAFAPQLLATPAGPALTKDFYIASSTLPIGAPEPGPSKLAKEYAAEYPKDGLDNGVVAGYTAATVFGEALKKACADKDLTREGVDKALLTLNAYKSDFGITHDLSDPAAPSTRESYIMKPDKSVPGGLKVVRPGTASQAAKAFRPSAT, encoded by the coding sequence ATGAAGTCAAGAACGTACGCGGCGGTCCTCGCCGTCCTCGCGCTGACGGTGACGGCCGGTTGCAGCAGCAAGGCCACCAGCGGCGACGGCGACACCAACGGCGCCGGCGGAGTCAAGACCGACAAGGGGGTCACCGACAAGGCGATCACCCTCGGTGTGCTCACCGACATGACGGGCGTCTACGCCTCCCTCGGCAAGAGCGTCACCCAGGCGCAGCAGCTGTGGGCGAAGCAGACCAACGCGGCCGGCGGCATCTGCGACCGGAAGATCGAGCTGACGGTCCGTGACCACGGCTACGACCCGCAGAAGGCCGTCGCCGGCTACACCGAGCTGGAGCCGAAGGTGCTCGGCTTCGCGCAGTTCATCGGCTCGCCGTTCGTCGCGGCCGTCAAGGAGCGCGTCAACGGCCAGGACAAGGGCCTCGTGCTGCCCCAGGCGTGGTCCGCGAACCTGCTGGGCAGCCCGTACGTCCGCGTCCTCGGCGCCACGTACGACGTCGAGACGATCAACGCCGTCGACTACCTCCTCGCCGAGAAGCGCATCGCCAAGGGCGACAAGATCGGTCACGTCTTCTTCGAGGGCGACTACGGCGAGAACGCGCTGGCCGGTTCCAAGTACGCCGCCCAGCAGGCGGGTCTCACGGTCGTCGAGCAGAAGATCAAGCCGACGGACAACGACATGTCGGCGCAGGTCGCCGCCCTGAAGAAGGCGGGCGTCAAGGCGATCCTGCTCAGCGCGGGTCCGCGGCAGGCGGCGTCCCTGGCCGGTGTGGCGGCGGCGGGCGGCTTCGACGTCCCGATCGTCGGCAACAACTCCGCGTTCGCGCCGCAGCTGCTGGCGACGCCGGCGGGACCGGCGCTCACCAAGGACTTCTACATCGCCTCGTCCACGCTCCCGATCGGCGCGCCGGAGCCCGGCCCCTCGAAGCTGGCCAAGGAGTACGCGGCCGAGTATCCGAAGGACGGCCTCGACAACGGTGTGGTCGCCGGTTACACGGCGGCGACGGTCTTCGGCGAGGCGCTGAAGAAGGCGTGCGCGGACAAGGACCTGACGCGGGAGGGCGTCGACAAGGCGCTGCTGACGCTCAACGCGTACAAGAGCGACTTCGGCATCACGCACGACCTGTCGGACCCGGCGGCGCCGTCCACCCGTGAGAGCTACATCATGAAGCCCGACAAGTCCGTGCCCGGCGGCCTGAAGGTGGTCCGTCCGGGAACGGCGTCACAGGCGGCGAAGGCCTTCCGCCCGTCAGCGACGTAA
- a CDS encoding branched-chain amino acid ABC transporter permease, protein MSDTDRPGSAQRAEHVDTAKPSVPAPSGESAAPARSADAAPAPPGGTEPAKAEKTASEPVRPAGPGGRQGPPWRRPRAYLWCALSLLLLALPFYLDRFWLQAGLFAMAAAIGAIGINLLTGATGQLSMGHAFFLAIGAYGYCVLAGGNDVESGHELVGLGLPTWLAAVLAVLLAGLAGGVFSPIAGRLRGAYLGIATLALIFVGQHVLFNARDLTGGFNGRSVPPLSLFGFEFDDSELLVAAVPFQSMEKLWYAALVALLVCGLFARGVLRGRPGRAMNALRDHRIAAGVMGVPVARYRAAVFVLSSMYAGLAGVLLALIFQRTVPEYFGMILSLEYLAMIVIGGLGSVAGAVVGAIFVSLLPQVLTRWSDALPLVSAPGTGGVSPGEASRYLYGAAVVAVVLFLPGGLTRLVPSPREKK, encoded by the coding sequence GTGTCTGACACCGACCGCCCCGGCTCCGCGCAGCGCGCGGAGCACGTCGACACGGCGAAGCCGTCCGTGCCCGCCCCCTCGGGCGAGAGCGCGGCGCCGGCGAGGTCCGCCGACGCCGCACCCGCCCCGCCCGGGGGAACGGAGCCCGCGAAGGCCGAGAAGACGGCGTCCGAGCCCGTACGGCCCGCCGGGCCCGGCGGGCGGCAAGGGCCGCCGTGGCGCCGCCCCCGCGCCTACCTCTGGTGCGCCCTGTCGCTCCTGCTCCTCGCGCTGCCCTTCTATCTCGACCGCTTCTGGCTCCAGGCAGGCCTGTTCGCCATGGCCGCCGCGATCGGCGCCATCGGCATCAACCTGCTCACCGGCGCGACCGGGCAGCTCTCCATGGGCCACGCCTTCTTCCTGGCCATCGGCGCGTACGGCTACTGCGTCCTGGCCGGCGGCAACGACGTGGAGAGCGGCCACGAGCTGGTCGGTCTCGGTCTGCCCACCTGGCTGGCGGCCGTGCTCGCGGTGCTCCTCGCGGGTCTGGCGGGCGGGGTGTTCAGCCCCATCGCCGGCCGGCTGCGCGGGGCGTACCTCGGTATCGCCACGCTCGCGCTGATCTTCGTCGGCCAGCATGTGCTGTTCAACGCCCGCGACCTCACCGGCGGTTTCAACGGCCGCTCCGTGCCTCCGCTCTCCCTCTTCGGGTTCGAGTTCGACGACAGCGAGCTCCTCGTCGCCGCCGTCCCGTTCCAGTCCATGGAGAAGCTCTGGTACGCCGCGCTCGTCGCGCTCCTGGTGTGCGGTCTCTTCGCCCGCGGAGTGCTCCGCGGCCGGCCCGGCAGGGCGATGAACGCCCTGCGGGACCACCGCATCGCCGCCGGCGTGATGGGCGTGCCGGTCGCCCGCTACCGGGCCGCCGTCTTCGTCCTGTCCTCGATGTACGCGGGTCTCGCCGGCGTCCTGCTGGCCCTGATCTTCCAGCGGACCGTGCCGGAGTACTTCGGCATGATCCTTTCCCTCGAGTACCTGGCCATGATCGTCATCGGCGGTCTCGGCTCGGTCGCGGGAGCCGTCGTCGGCGCGATCTTCGTCTCGCTGCTCCCTCAGGTCCTCACCCGCTGGAGCGACGCCCTGCCCCTGGTCTCCGCACCAGGCACCGGCGGCGTGTCCCCCGGGGAGGCCTCCCGCTATCTGTACGGCGCGGCTGTCGTCGCGGTCGTGCTGTTCCTGCCCGGCGGACTCACCCGCCTCGTTCCGTCCCCTCGGGAGAAGAAATGA
- a CDS encoding branched-chain amino acid ABC transporter permease, with product MTTFTELLLGGLSIGSVYALIALGFVVIFKATEVVNFAHASLLLAGGYITAVLHDDLGFWPALAVGIAGAAVVGSAVDFLVMRRYRGSDHSVLAIVTIGVDILLTTELTRLIGTDVMALGDPWGDRVVNLGEITIAQTRIAAFVAAALLITAFLLAFRYTSWGVAMRAAAENPQTAALMGVRLGRVSMSAWAVAGALAAVAALFLTVFPTPGLERATSLAALKAFPAAILGGLDSTTGALAGGLIVGVTESFATGYQSELTFLGGGIGDLAPYLVMLLVLLARPAGLFGTKELARV from the coding sequence ATGACCACGTTCACAGAACTGCTCCTCGGCGGACTGTCCATCGGCTCGGTCTACGCGCTGATCGCCCTCGGCTTCGTCGTCATCTTCAAGGCGACGGAGGTGGTCAACTTCGCCCATGCCTCGCTGCTCCTCGCGGGCGGCTACATCACCGCCGTCCTCCACGACGACCTCGGCTTCTGGCCTGCGCTGGCCGTCGGGATCGCGGGCGCCGCGGTCGTCGGCTCCGCCGTCGACTTCCTGGTCATGCGCCGTTACCGGGGCTCCGACCACAGCGTCCTCGCCATCGTCACGATCGGTGTGGACATCCTCCTGACGACCGAGCTGACCCGGCTGATCGGCACGGACGTGATGGCGCTCGGCGACCCCTGGGGCGACCGGGTGGTGAACCTCGGCGAAATCACGATCGCGCAGACCCGGATCGCGGCGTTCGTCGCCGCCGCTCTGCTCATCACGGCGTTCCTGCTCGCCTTCCGCTACACCTCCTGGGGTGTGGCGATGCGCGCGGCTGCCGAGAACCCGCAGACGGCCGCGCTGATGGGCGTACGCCTCGGACGGGTCTCGATGTCGGCCTGGGCGGTCGCCGGCGCGCTCGCCGCGGTCGCGGCGCTGTTCCTGACCGTCTTCCCGACGCCCGGCCTGGAACGGGCCACCTCCCTGGCCGCCCTCAAGGCGTTCCCCGCCGCGATCCTCGGCGGTCTCGACTCGACCACGGGTGCGCTGGCGGGCGGTCTGATCGTCGGGGTCACGGAGTCGTTCGCGACGGGCTACCAGAGCGAACTGACGTTCCTGGGCGGGGGGATCGGCGATCTCGCCCCGTATCTGGTGATGCTGCTCGTGCTGTTGGCGCGGCCCGCCGGACTCTTCGGCACGAAGGAGCTCGCCCGTGTCTGA
- a CDS encoding ABC transporter ATP-binding protein, producing MSATTTTAVAPLVVEDVTVRFAGLTALDGVSFTVEPGSVHAVIGPNGAGKSTTFNVLSGVYRATEGSVRFGDDELTGLPPHRIAALGVARTFQNLALPPRATVADSLLLGRHRLTRTGFVAAGLRLPSAAREERRHRERVAEIAEFVGLADDLDRPAGELPYGKQKLVELARALCMEPRILLLDEPVAGMTADERRQTAAVVAGVRDSLGISIVLVEHDMGVVMRLADAVTVLDFGRRIAGGTPAQVQGDPAVVQAYLGTEATP from the coding sequence ACCGCGCTGGACGGGGTGTCCTTCACCGTCGAGCCGGGCAGCGTGCACGCCGTCATCGGGCCGAACGGCGCCGGCAAGTCCACCACGTTCAACGTGCTCTCGGGCGTGTACCGGGCGACGGAGGGCAGCGTCCGCTTCGGCGACGACGAGCTCACCGGTCTGCCGCCGCACCGCATCGCGGCGCTCGGCGTGGCCCGTACCTTCCAGAATCTCGCGCTGCCGCCCCGCGCCACCGTCGCCGACAGCCTGCTGCTCGGCCGGCACCGGCTCACCCGTACCGGGTTCGTCGCGGCGGGGCTGCGGCTGCCGTCGGCGGCCCGCGAGGAACGCCGGCACCGCGAACGCGTCGCAGAGATCGCCGAGTTCGTCGGCCTCGCGGACGACCTCGACCGGCCTGCCGGTGAACTCCCTTACGGAAAGCAGAAACTCGTGGAACTGGCCCGCGCCCTGTGCATGGAGCCGCGGATCCTGCTCCTCGACGAGCCCGTCGCGGGCATGACCGCCGACGAACGGCGGCAGACCGCCGCCGTCGTCGCGGGCGTACGCGACAGCCTCGGCATATCGATCGTGCTCGTTGAACATGACATGGGGGTGGTGATGCGGCTCGCGGACGCCGTGACCGTGCTCGACTTCGGACGCCGTATCGCGGGCGGCACGCCCGCCCAGGTACAGGGTGATCCGGCGGTAGTGCAGGCGTACCTCGGTACGGAGGCCACGCCATGA